A single genomic interval of Spirosoma taeanense harbors:
- a CDS encoding DNA polymerase III subunit gamma/tau gives MENFVVSARKYRPATFDTVVGQEHITTTLKNAIRTNHLASAFLFCGPRGVGKTTCARILAKTINCQNLTPEGEACDHCESCVSFNQNASFNIHELDAASNNSVEDIRNLIDQVRYPPQSGKYKIYIIDEVHMLSSAAFNAFLKTLEEPPSYAIFILATTEKHKILPTILSRCQIFDFNRIQPQHIADHLATIAGKEGITAESEALDLIAQKADGGLRDALSMFDLNVTFAADRVIRYKEVLDNLHILDYDYYFKLTDQLLAGNLAPSLMTLDEILRKGFDGHQFVVGLCRHFRDLLVCKDAATVQLLQVTENVRRQYLDQSTRAPMSFLLSALSLGGQCDMNYKQAKDQRLHTELWLMKLANLRNLLNWEALPELPPNGSHSLNGSGDFPEKKNGIPQLTPEPTHDSASSQALTESHPITSEPVNGYRPAVPANGVNGLSSTGNGQNSHAPKTNGAATAVTSKPQIAPPTRPASSRLRSTVSLTAGPVQATADEGDVVVAAPTRPDRPFIFEQLQAAWLAFAQLRRQQNDSATEQLVLNRELVLDGTTIHLTLDNTLQVGYLTELKPDLLGYLRDKLQNSQIQLEHKVVVQEVKKMIYSSLDKFNFMAEKNPTLHDLRKVLNLEVDY, from the coding sequence ATGGAAAATTTCGTGGTTTCGGCCCGCAAGTACCGCCCCGCTACCTTCGACACTGTCGTGGGTCAGGAGCACATTACCACTACGCTTAAGAACGCCATCCGTACCAATCACTTAGCCTCGGCGTTTCTATTCTGCGGCCCGCGCGGGGTTGGTAAGACGACCTGCGCCCGTATTCTTGCCAAAACCATTAACTGTCAAAACTTAACGCCCGAGGGCGAAGCCTGCGACCACTGTGAATCGTGCGTGAGCTTCAACCAGAACGCGTCGTTTAATATTCACGAACTGGATGCGGCCTCCAACAACTCGGTGGAGGACATCCGGAATCTGATTGATCAGGTCCGCTACCCACCCCAGTCGGGCAAGTACAAGATCTATATCATTGACGAGGTGCATATGCTCTCGTCGGCGGCTTTCAACGCATTCCTGAAAACGCTGGAAGAGCCACCCTCCTACGCCATTTTTATCCTGGCAACGACCGAAAAACACAAGATTCTGCCGACGATTCTGTCGCGCTGCCAGATTTTTGATTTTAACCGGATTCAGCCGCAACACATCGCCGATCATCTGGCCACGATTGCCGGGAAAGAAGGTATTACGGCCGAATCCGAAGCACTCGATCTGATTGCCCAGAAAGCCGACGGTGGTTTGCGCGATGCCCTGTCGATGTTTGACCTGAACGTAACGTTCGCAGCCGACCGGGTCATTCGTTACAAGGAAGTGCTGGATAACCTGCACATTCTGGACTACGACTATTATTTCAAACTAACGGATCAGCTTCTGGCGGGCAACCTTGCCCCCAGCCTGATGACGTTGGATGAGATTTTACGCAAAGGCTTCGACGGACACCAGTTTGTCGTGGGTTTGTGCCGCCATTTCCGCGATTTACTGGTCTGCAAAGATGCCGCTACGGTGCAGTTGCTGCAGGTAACTGAAAATGTCCGTCGGCAATACCTCGATCAGTCGACGCGCGCGCCCATGTCGTTTTTACTATCGGCCCTGAGCCTGGGCGGACAGTGCGACATGAATTATAAGCAGGCTAAAGACCAGCGGCTGCACACCGAGTTGTGGCTGATGAAGCTGGCGAACCTGCGGAACCTGCTCAACTGGGAGGCTCTTCCGGAGTTACCGCCGAACGGATCCCATAGCCTGAACGGCAGCGGTGACTTTCCCGAAAAAAAAAACGGCATTCCACAGCTCACGCCTGAGCCCACCCATGATTCGGCCAGCAGCCAGGCCCTGACCGAAAGCCATCCGATTACGAGTGAACCCGTTAACGGCTACCGACCGGCGGTTCCGGCCAACGGAGTTAACGGGCTATCGTCCACTGGAAATGGGCAGAACAGTCACGCCCCCAAGACCAACGGGGCAGCAACGGCCGTTACGTCCAAACCGCAGATAGCCCCGCCGACCCGGCCCGCCAGCAGCCGCCTGCGTTCGACGGTATCGCTGACGGCGGGCCCCGTTCAGGCAACAGCCGATGAAGGTGATGTTGTGGTTGCGGCTCCAACTCGCCCGGATAGACCATTTATCTTCGAGCAACTGCAGGCCGCGTGGCTCGCGTTTGCGCAGCTTCGCCGTCAGCAGAACGATTCGGCCACCGAGCAGCTGGTGCTGAACCGGGAGCTGGTCCTCGACGGCACCACAATTCACCTGACGCTCGACAATACCTTGCAGGTTGGCTACCTGACCGAGTTGAAACCCGATTTGCTCGGCTATCTGCGCGACAAACTACAGAACAGCCAGATTCAACTGGAGCACAAAGTCGTGGTGCAGGAAGTCAAAAAGATGATTTACAGTTCGCTGGACAAATTCAACTTCATGGCCGAGAAAAACCCGACCCTGCACGATCTACGCAAAGTGCTGAATCTGGAAGTGGATTATTAA
- a CDS encoding phosphotriesterase family protein, with protein MVTLSRRSFLRSSLAGFCLVRKPGHKVFTVTGPMAAKEMGLTLIHEHILVDFIGADKITPDRWNRANVVTKMLPHLQELRQLGCRTLLECTPSYLGKDPMLLRELSERSGIRILTNTGYYGAVDNKYLPAHALTETADQLADRWVADFESGIDQTGVRPGFIKISVNPGPLSDLHRKLVTAAARTHKRTGLTICSHTGPYVPAFEQIDILKQEGVRPDAFVWVHAQGSNMVHYARAVREGAWVSLDGLDNNNVDGYTETLLLMKENRLLHRTLLSHDAGWYDPAKPNGGTVSRDYTVLFKRLMPRLNQRGFTARDWKQILVKNPVEAFSIKSV; from the coding sequence ATGGTTACCCTCTCCCGACGTTCATTTCTGCGTAGTTCGCTGGCGGGTTTCTGTCTGGTTCGGAAGCCTGGCCATAAGGTGTTTACGGTTACGGGTCCGATGGCTGCAAAGGAGATGGGGCTGACGCTCATTCATGAGCACATTCTCGTCGACTTTATTGGAGCGGATAAAATAACCCCTGACCGCTGGAACCGGGCCAATGTTGTAACGAAGATGCTGCCTCATCTCCAGGAACTCCGGCAACTGGGTTGCCGAACACTGCTAGAATGCACACCGTCTTATCTGGGAAAAGACCCGATGCTGTTACGTGAGTTGTCGGAGCGTTCGGGTATTCGCATCCTGACCAATACGGGCTACTACGGCGCGGTAGACAATAAATACCTGCCCGCTCATGCCTTGACGGAGACCGCCGATCAACTGGCCGACCGCTGGGTAGCCGATTTTGAAAGCGGGATTGACCAGACTGGCGTTCGGCCGGGATTCATTAAAATCAGCGTTAATCCGGGGCCACTGTCTGATCTGCATCGTAAACTGGTAACGGCAGCCGCGCGTACGCATAAGCGAACCGGCCTGACAATTTGCTCCCATACCGGTCCTTACGTGCCAGCCTTCGAGCAGATCGATATTCTCAAACAAGAAGGTGTCCGGCCCGATGCGTTTGTCTGGGTGCATGCGCAGGGCAGCAATATGGTGCATTACGCCCGCGCGGTGCGGGAAGGAGCCTGGGTAAGCCTTGACGGACTCGACAACAATAACGTTGATGGCTACACCGAAACGCTTCTGCTGATGAAAGAGAACCGGTTGCTGCATCGGACGCTCCTGTCACATGACGCCGGCTGGTATGACCCCGCCAAACCCAACGGGGGCACCGTCAGCCGGGATTACACCGTGCTGTTCAAACGGCTTATGCCCCGCCTGAACCAGCGAGGATTTACGGCCAGGGACTGGAAACAGATTCTGGTTAAAAACCCAGTCGAAGCGTTTTCGATCAAATCAGTTTGA
- a CDS encoding tetratricopeptide repeat protein gives MKNKLFFLCLLALPLFGRAQVMTDPGIQQTILKTLDNIYNMEFAEADGLIRQIRARYPQHPIGPILRATQLELQYLPMHENKAATAQFIQAVSQGLELSKKVLNKNPNDPEAVFFALTAHSYLASLYNNQSEAIKAVSESKKSYTYLKDGFNMTTKFPDFYFTTGLYNYYVERYPMDHPIVRPFMFFFDNGDMAQGLKQMEMATKKGLFMRVGANYYLAHVLLKHEMQPARAAIYTKYLADKYPNNPLFNMSHAEALLLAGRYAEARPYVQRLKQMNSTLVPMAVYVFDGMLDELADKNDRSAADNYQAALKLPFDEAYTKEYHAFAYAGLARIAARTSDRNQARVYYRKALGVGGYKSLIREAKAYK, from the coding sequence TTGAAAAATAAGCTTTTCTTTCTCTGTTTACTGGCGCTGCCGCTGTTTGGCCGGGCGCAGGTCATGACCGACCCCGGCATTCAGCAAACTATACTTAAAACGCTGGACAACATTTACAATATGGAGTTTGCGGAAGCCGACGGCCTGATTCGGCAAATCCGGGCGCGTTATCCGCAGCATCCGATCGGGCCGATTCTGCGGGCTACCCAGCTTGAGCTCCAGTACCTGCCGATGCACGAAAATAAAGCAGCTACCGCGCAGTTCATCCAGGCCGTCAGTCAGGGGCTGGAACTGTCGAAGAAGGTGCTCAATAAAAACCCCAATGATCCCGAAGCGGTTTTCTTTGCCCTTACGGCTCATAGCTATCTGGCTTCGCTGTATAACAACCAGAGCGAGGCTATAAAGGCGGTTAGCGAATCGAAAAAGTCGTATACCTATCTGAAGGACGGCTTTAACATGACGACCAAATTCCCGGACTTTTATTTCACGACGGGACTGTATAACTATTACGTTGAGCGCTATCCGATGGATCACCCGATTGTGCGGCCATTTATGTTTTTCTTCGACAACGGCGATATGGCGCAGGGGCTGAAGCAAATGGAGATGGCTACTAAAAAAGGGTTGTTTATGCGTGTGGGCGCCAATTATTATTTAGCCCATGTCCTGCTGAAACACGAAATGCAGCCAGCGCGGGCCGCTATCTATACAAAGTACCTCGCGGATAAGTATCCGAACAATCCGTTGTTCAACATGAGTCATGCCGAAGCGCTGCTGCTGGCCGGGCGTTACGCCGAAGCCAGGCCATACGTGCAGCGGCTGAAGCAGATGAACAGCACGCTGGTCCCGATGGCAGTGTATGTATTCGATGGAATGCTGGATGAACTGGCGGATAAGAACGACCGTTCCGCTGCCGATAATTACCAGGCCGCCCTGAAACTACCGTTTGATGAGGCTTATACAAAGGAGTATCACGCCTTTGCCTATGCCGGCCTGGCCCGCATTGCTGCCCGCACCAGCGACCGTAACCAGGCTAGAGTGTATTACAGAAAGGCGCTTGGCGTTGGCGGTTACAAGTCGCTGATCCGGGAGGCCAAAGCGTATAAGTAG
- a CDS encoding M16 family metallopeptidase — translation MIHYEQFVLDNGLRVFVHEDESTPIAAVNILYNVGSRDEDPSRTGFAHLFEHLMFGGSQHIPSYDEPLQKVGGENNAFTSPDITNYYITLPAANLETAFWLESDRMLSLSFDPQVLDVQQKVVIEEFKQRYLNQPYGDVWLKLRPLAYQQHPYRWATIGKDISHIENATLDDVRSFFFKYYLPNNAVLVVAGNVTVEQVKQLCAKWFAPIPAGEQYIRQLPQEPMQTEARRLEASAKVPLNGLYKAYHMPGRFEPGFQTADLLSDMLGRSKSSRLYQQLLRTNPLFSNVGAYITSSIDPGLLVVQGTLNEGVSLEEADAAVEAVVQEFIDRTVSEEELSKVKNQAEATLAFSEVELLNRAINLAYAANAGDPELVNQEADLIQAVTPDAIQDMARQVLRKENCSTLYYRRADGTVA, via the coding sequence ATGATTCATTACGAACAGTTTGTTCTTGATAATGGGCTTCGGGTATTTGTTCATGAGGACGAATCGACGCCAATAGCCGCCGTCAATATTCTGTATAACGTTGGGTCGCGCGATGAAGACCCGAGCCGAACCGGCTTTGCGCATCTGTTCGAGCACCTGATGTTCGGCGGGTCGCAGCACATTCCGAGCTACGATGAGCCGCTACAAAAAGTAGGTGGCGAAAACAACGCCTTTACCAGCCCTGATATTACCAATTACTATATTACGCTGCCGGCGGCCAATCTGGAAACGGCGTTCTGGCTGGAATCCGACCGGATGCTAAGCCTGTCATTTGACCCGCAGGTGCTGGACGTTCAGCAGAAAGTGGTCATCGAAGAGTTCAAACAGCGATACCTTAACCAGCCTTACGGCGATGTCTGGCTCAAGCTCCGCCCGCTGGCTTACCAGCAACATCCGTACCGATGGGCCACGATTGGTAAAGATATCAGCCATATTGAAAACGCTACGCTCGACGACGTACGGTCGTTTTTCTTTAAGTATTATCTGCCCAACAACGCGGTTCTGGTGGTAGCCGGCAACGTAACGGTTGAACAGGTCAAGCAACTTTGCGCAAAGTGGTTTGCTCCCATCCCGGCCGGTGAACAATATATCCGTCAGTTACCGCAGGAGCCTATGCAGACCGAGGCCCGCCGACTGGAAGCGTCGGCTAAAGTCCCGTTGAATGGTTTGTATAAAGCCTACCACATGCCCGGTCGCTTCGAACCCGGTTTCCAGACGGCCGATTTACTGAGCGACATGCTGGGGCGGAGCAAATCATCGCGGCTCTATCAGCAGTTGCTGCGTACCAACCCGCTGTTCAGCAACGTCGGTGCTTACATCACCTCGTCTATCGACCCCGGCCTGCTGGTGGTGCAGGGTACGCTCAATGAAGGTGTATCGCTGGAAGAAGCGGATGCGGCCGTAGAAGCGGTGGTGCAGGAATTCATAGATAGGACAGTGTCGGAGGAAGAACTGTCGAAAGTCAAGAACCAGGCCGAAGCAACACTGGCTTTCTCAGAGGTTGAGCTGCTCAACCGCGCCATAAACCTCGCCTATGCGGCCAACGCAGGCGACCCGGAACTGGTCAACCAGGAGGCCGACCTGATTCAGGCCGTTACGCCCGATGCTATTCAGGATATGGCACGGCAGGTCCTGCGAAAGGAAAACTGTTCGACGCTGTACTACCGGCGCGCCGATGGCACAGTTGCGTAA
- a CDS encoding nucleotidyltransferase family protein — translation METAYIPKALTASKLQLLSRDLKQSLTNQYGDRFDCLVLFGSYARGDFKAESDVDYLVVLTDDIVESGAEIWDMAGVVSDLSDKYDVLISVKPTSRTKYLTSELFLYQQARQEGIQI, via the coding sequence ATGGAAACCGCCTATATCCCAAAAGCCCTGACAGCGAGCAAACTTCAATTGCTTTCGCGTGATTTGAAGCAATCACTCACTAATCAATACGGTGATCGATTCGATTGTCTGGTTCTATTTGGTTCATATGCCCGGGGCGACTTTAAGGCTGAGTCAGACGTTGACTATCTGGTTGTATTAACCGATGACATTGTGGAATCAGGTGCCGAAATCTGGGATATGGCCGGGGTTGTAAGTGACCTATCGGATAAATACGATGTGTTGATATCTGTCAAACCAACTTCACGCACGAAGTACCTAACCTCTGAACTGTTTCTTTATCAACAGGCACGTCAGGAAGGAATACAGATATGA
- the ispF gene encoding 2-C-methyl-D-erythritol 2,4-cyclodiphosphate synthase: protein MKIRVGQGYDVHRLEEGRPFWLGGIQIPSTFGPVGHSDADVVCHVLCDALLGAANMRNIGYHFSDKDPRWKGVDSKLLLAEVLRMVRGAGYEISNVDVTVVLQEPKLNPHIPAMKTCLAGVMNLPEDDISIKATTSEHIGFVGRGEGIAAHCVALIYR from the coding sequence ATGAAAATTCGGGTAGGACAAGGTTACGACGTACATCGGCTGGAAGAAGGTCGGCCGTTCTGGCTGGGCGGTATTCAGATTCCCAGTACGTTCGGCCCGGTGGGCCATTCAGATGCCGACGTAGTTTGCCATGTACTCTGCGATGCGCTGCTGGGAGCCGCCAACATGCGTAACATCGGCTACCATTTCTCCGACAAGGACCCGCGCTGGAAAGGTGTAGACAGTAAGCTGCTGTTGGCCGAAGTCCTGCGCATGGTGCGGGGTGCCGGTTACGAAATTTCGAACGTCGACGTGACGGTCGTCCTGCAGGAGCCAAAGCTCAATCCGCATATTCCGGCTATGAAGACATGCCTCGCCGGGGTCATGAATCTACCAGAAGACGATATTTCCATCAAAGCCACCACCTCCGAACATATCGGGTTTGTGGGTCGGGGCGAAGGCATTGCGGCCCATTGCGTGGCGCTTATTTATCGATAG
- a CDS encoding amidohydrolase family protein encodes MRLPSAFAVCVCCLATSLAVAQPKVSTPAGPIDFEEYEPVSTLKVAEHKLGRAKYPFIDVHNHQYQMDGADLRKLIGQMDSLNMGLMINLSGRGFSSNTAESSKFFSDALANIQKTDSKRLALFTNINFANVNDNGWTAQAVKTLEEDVKKGAKGLKIYKSLGFNVKDDKGNRVRVDDPRLDPVWAKCGELGVPVLIHTADPKSFWDPMDRYNERWLELKLHPGRKRAENNSIPWEQLIAEQHNVFRKHPKTTFINAHMGWFPNDLTKLDSLMQAFPNMNLEIGAVIAELGRQPRAARKFFEKYQDRILFGKDSWVPSEYATYFRVLETDDEYFPYHKKYHAFWRMYGLALPDEVLKKVYYKNALRIIPGLDKSQFPQ; translated from the coding sequence ATGCGCTTACCTTCTGCGTTCGCGGTCTGCGTTTGTTGCCTGGCTACCAGCCTGGCTGTTGCCCAGCCCAAAGTCTCGACGCCAGCCGGACCCATCGATTTTGAAGAATACGAACCGGTGTCGACGCTCAAAGTAGCCGAACATAAGCTGGGTCGGGCTAAATACCCGTTCATTGACGTTCATAACCACCAGTATCAGATGGACGGTGCCGATCTACGGAAACTTATCGGCCAGATGGACAGCCTAAACATGGGGCTGATGATTAACCTGAGCGGACGTGGCTTCAGCAGCAATACAGCCGAAAGCAGCAAGTTCTTCAGTGACGCCCTGGCGAATATTCAGAAGACAGACTCGAAGCGACTGGCGCTCTTTACCAACATTAACTTTGCCAATGTGAATGACAACGGCTGGACTGCGCAGGCCGTGAAAACGCTCGAAGAAGACGTAAAAAAAGGCGCTAAGGGCCTGAAAATCTATAAAAGTCTCGGCTTCAACGTCAAAGATGATAAAGGCAACCGGGTTCGGGTGGACGACCCGCGTCTGGACCCCGTCTGGGCTAAATGCGGGGAGCTGGGCGTTCCTGTGCTGATCCATACGGCCGACCCCAAGTCGTTCTGGGACCCGATGGACCGGTATAACGAGCGATGGCTCGAACTGAAACTTCATCCCGGTCGGAAACGCGCCGAAAATAATTCCATCCCCTGGGAACAGCTCATTGCCGAGCAGCACAACGTATTCCGGAAGCACCCCAAAACGACGTTCATTAACGCACACATGGGGTGGTTTCCTAACGACCTGACGAAGCTCGACAGCCTGATGCAGGCCTTCCCGAACATGAATCTGGAAATCGGGGCGGTCATCGCTGAACTGGGTCGGCAGCCACGGGCCGCGCGGAAGTTTTTCGAGAAATACCAGGACCGGATTCTGTTCGGCAAAGACAGTTGGGTACCGTCGGAGTACGCTACGTACTTCCGGGTCCTCGAAACCGACGACGAATATTTTCCCTATCACAAAAAATACCATGCGTTCTGGCGCATGTATGGCCTGGCCCTACCCGACGAGGTGCTTAAGAAAGTTTATTACAAGAACGCCCTGCGCATCATTCCGGGCCTGGATAAGAGTCAGTTCCCGCAGTAA
- a CDS encoding mandelate racemase/muconate lactonizing enzyme family protein, protein MIITRIRLYRYDIPLKAPVAISLGTIEHARNLLVEIQTSENITGWGEGSPFWMIVGETQASGLAAAEDMARLLIGRNPLDIEGCLNALTRYLPGHPTTRSAFDMALYDIAAKAARMPLYAFLGGDRRPLVTDETIYLNTPERMVEDALRIQANGAEAIKVKLGTNLRDDVQRIEAIRRAIGDITPIRTDANQGWSVVTAQAVLRAIGSSNVQYCEQPIKRQDIAGLRQIRRNSSVPIMADESLFDATDAIRLVREEAVDYFNIKLSKSGGIFEALKINAIAEAAGIPCMIGCMSESRLALTANAHFAAARQNVQFCDLDGCFEHADDPVHGGITYTGYQINLPETPGIGAEIDSAFLAKLPVNTIA, encoded by the coding sequence ATGATCATCACCCGCATCCGTCTCTATCGCTACGACATCCCGCTCAAAGCGCCTGTTGCTATCTCTCTGGGCACGATTGAACACGCCCGTAACCTGCTGGTCGAAATACAAACCAGCGAAAATATTACGGGCTGGGGCGAAGGCTCGCCTTTTTGGATGATTGTCGGCGAGACCCAGGCGTCGGGACTGGCGGCTGCTGAAGACATGGCCCGCCTGCTGATCGGCCGAAATCCGCTCGATATTGAAGGCTGTCTGAACGCCCTGACGCGCTACCTACCGGGCCACCCTACGACCCGCTCGGCCTTTGACATGGCGCTGTACGATATCGCTGCCAAAGCCGCTCGAATGCCGCTCTATGCCTTTCTGGGCGGGGACAGACGACCGCTTGTCACCGACGAGACCATTTATCTCAATACGCCCGAACGCATGGTTGAAGATGCCCTGCGGATTCAGGCCAACGGCGCCGAAGCCATCAAGGTAAAGCTCGGCACGAACCTTCGCGACGACGTTCAGCGTATTGAAGCGATCCGGCGGGCCATCGGCGACATTACGCCCATTCGAACCGACGCGAATCAAGGCTGGAGCGTCGTAACGGCGCAGGCCGTGCTGCGCGCCATTGGCAGTTCAAACGTGCAGTATTGCGAACAGCCGATCAAACGGCAGGATATTGCTGGTCTGCGGCAAATCCGTCGAAACTCGTCCGTGCCCATCATGGCCGATGAAAGCCTGTTCGATGCGACCGACGCCATCCGGCTCGTGCGGGAAGAAGCCGTGGATTACTTCAACATCAAGCTATCCAAGAGCGGAGGCATCTTTGAAGCGCTTAAGATCAATGCCATTGCCGAAGCGGCCGGCATTCCCTGCATGATTGGCTGTATGTCGGAATCCCGACTAGCGCTGACAGCCAACGCGCATTTTGCGGCTGCCCGCCAGAACGTACAGTTCTGCGATCTGGATGGTTGTTTTGAACATGCCGACGACCCGGTGCATGGTGGCATTACGTATACCGGCTACCAGATTAACCTGCCCGAGACGCCTGGCATTGGCGCTGAAATTGATTCGGCCTTCTTGGCAAAACTTCCTGTAAACACTATTGCTTAA
- a CDS encoding GNAT family N-acetyltransferase: MSVIITTAQSDADVLGILALQRANLRKNLLADVQTAQGFLTVEHNPAVLTRMNQAAPSIIAKDGDCVVGYALTMLSDFRNDVPELTPLFSFIDTLTYQGNALSTYDYYVMGQVCVADGYRGQQLFDRMYERHRELYARQYRLLVTDISQRNTRSLRAHSRVGFEPLHAFHDPTLGETWVVVVWDWQK; this comes from the coding sequence ATGTCCGTCATTATTACAACCGCTCAATCGGATGCCGACGTGCTGGGCATTTTGGCTCTGCAGCGGGCTAATCTGCGCAAAAATCTATTAGCTGACGTGCAGACGGCTCAAGGCTTTCTCACCGTTGAACACAACCCGGCCGTACTAACCCGCATGAACCAGGCTGCGCCGAGCATCATCGCCAAAGATGGTGATTGTGTAGTTGGCTATGCCCTAACCATGCTGTCCGACTTCCGAAACGACGTACCGGAGCTAACCCCGCTGTTCAGCTTCATCGATACGCTGACCTATCAGGGAAATGCCCTAAGTACGTATGACTACTACGTGATGGGGCAGGTCTGCGTGGCGGATGGCTACCGGGGCCAGCAGCTTTTCGACCGCATGTATGAGCGTCACCGCGAACTGTATGCCCGTCAATACCGGTTGCTGGTCACCGATATTTCCCAGCGAAACACGCGTTCATTACGTGCGCACAGCCGCGTTGGTTTCGAGCCGTTGCACGCCTTTCACGATCCCACCCTCGGCGAAACCTGGGTCGTGGTGGTCTGGGACTGGCAAAAATAG
- a CDS encoding serine hydrolase domain-containing protein, producing the protein MRLTLFLLFVTSSLLAQPSAPQTFSTAKSPADAGFSADRLKRLDTFLQGLIDQGIAPNAVTFVAHRGKVVHYKAFGYSNLEKKTPLRRDAIYRIASQSKAITTVTLMTFFEEEKFLLDDPIAKYIPAFKNPTVLIKYDRNNPTGGTYETRPAKGEITIRQLLSHNAGIPYEHPLDKRPEFDIPFFNSTKPDKLEDVVNKLARRPLLRDPGTDSTGAGFMYGLNSDIIGRLVEVLSGKSLDVAIHERVLEPLGMTDTDFYLPANKASRLVELYSKTDGPLTLHTNETYRNYAISGARTYFSGGAGLVSTVEDYAKFCQMLLNGGSFNNHRILGRKTVELMLRNQIGAAEVWDRKDKFGLGFQLITENSRYGDQASPGSFTWGGMYCSEFTIDPKEELILLVFTNVQPYSYYSDFVKKFRIAVYQALE; encoded by the coding sequence ATGCGCTTAACACTCTTTCTTCTGTTTGTTACCTCGTCGCTGCTGGCTCAGCCTTCGGCACCGCAAACGTTCTCTACGGCTAAATCCCCGGCCGACGCCGGATTTTCCGCCGATCGGCTGAAACGGCTCGATACGTTCCTGCAGGGATTGATTGACCAGGGTATTGCGCCGAATGCCGTAACGTTCGTTGCCCACCGGGGCAAGGTCGTTCATTATAAGGCATTTGGCTACAGCAACCTGGAAAAGAAAACGCCCCTCCGGCGCGACGCCATCTACCGCATTGCTTCGCAGTCGAAAGCGATTACTACCGTAACGCTAATGACGTTTTTCGAAGAAGAGAAATTTCTGCTGGACGATCCCATCGCCAAATACATTCCAGCCTTTAAAAACCCGACCGTGCTGATTAAATACGACCGGAACAACCCAACCGGCGGTACTTATGAGACCCGCCCGGCAAAAGGTGAAATCACGATCCGGCAGTTACTGAGTCACAACGCCGGGATTCCCTATGAGCATCCTCTCGACAAACGGCCCGAATTTGATATACCGTTCTTTAACTCAACAAAACCCGACAAACTGGAAGATGTGGTGAACAAACTGGCCAGACGACCGCTCCTACGCGATCCGGGCACCGATTCTACCGGCGCGGGCTTTATGTATGGGCTGAACAGCGACATCATCGGGCGGCTGGTCGAAGTCTTGTCGGGTAAGTCGCTGGATGTAGCCATCCACGAACGGGTTCTGGAGCCGCTTGGTATGACTGATACAGATTTTTATCTGCCTGCCAACAAAGCCAGCCGACTGGTTGAACTTTATTCAAAGACAGATGGGCCGCTGACCCTGCATACCAACGAAACCTACCGGAACTATGCCATATCGGGCGCGAGAACGTATTTCTCGGGTGGAGCCGGCCTGGTGAGCACGGTTGAAGATTACGCTAAATTCTGCCAGATGCTGCTGAACGGCGGCTCGTTCAACAACCACCGGATTCTGGGCCGTAAAACGGTTGAACTGATGCTTCGTAACCAGATTGGCGCGGCTGAAGTATGGGACCGGAAGGATAAGTTCGGGCTGGGTTTTCAGCTCATTACCGAAAACTCGCGCTATGGCGATCAGGCTTCGCCAGGGTCGTTTACGTGGGGCGGTATGTACTGCTCCGAATTCACCATCGACCCTAAAGAAGAGCTAATCTTGCTCGTTTTTACTAACGTACAGCCCTACTCCTACTACAGCGACTTTGTCAAGAAATTCCGCATCGCTGTCTATCAGGCGCTGGAATAA